The following proteins come from a genomic window of Megalobrama amblycephala isolate DHTTF-2021 linkage group LG1, ASM1881202v1, whole genome shotgun sequence:
- the LOC125263323 gene encoding E3 ubiquitin-protein ligase TRIM35-like → MASLNVSAEEISCPVCCEIFKTPVILSCSHSFCKECLQQFWRTKKTQECPVCRRRSSRDDPPINLVLKNLCESFLTERNETRSSGSEEICSLHSEKLKLFCLEDKQPVCVVCFTSQQHDNHKCRPIGEVASSYKEELNTALKSLQEKLQHNENIKGEFEKSVQHIKSQADHTERQIKQQFEKLHQFLRDEEEATLTALREEEEQKKQMMKEKLEEMNRHISALSHTIKDMEEMMKASDVCFLKEFPVSKERVQSSQPDPQMAPGALINVPRYLGNLQFRVWKKMQDIVQNTPVILDPNTAQKYLFLSDDLTSVRKTWYEPPLPDNPERINWDFCVLGSEGFNSGTHSWDVEVKQSSYWRLGVIAASNQGQGRVFSNTDVWSVDYHQYQESPGFIFRVKQKLDRVRVNLDYDGGTVSFSDPVTNTHLHTLTATFTHTIFPFFCCDFSSYLRILPVNSQ, encoded by the exons ATGGCTTCACTAAATGTTTCTGCTGAAGAAATTTCGTGTCCCGTGTGCTGTGAAATCTTCAAGACTCCGGTTATTTTATCATGCAGTCACAGTTTCTGTAAAGAGTGTCTTCAACAGTTCTGGAGAACCAAGAAAACTCAGGAGTGTCCCGTCTGCAGGAGAAGATCCTCAAGAGATGATCCTCCGATTAATCTTGTGTTAAAAAACTTGTGCGAGTCATTTCTGACGGAGAGAAATGAGACGCGTTCATCAGGATCAGAGGAGATCTGCAGTTTACACAGTGAGAAACTCAAACTCTTCTGTCTGGAGGACAAACAGCCTGTGTGTGTCGTGTGCTTCACTTCACAACAACACGACAATCACAAATGCAGACCCATCGGTGAAGTGGCTTCATCATACAAG GAGGAGCTCAACACAGCACTGAAATCTTTACAAGAGAAACTTCAACacaatgaaaacattaaaggaGAGTTTGAGAAATCAGTTCAACACATCAAG TCTCAAGCTGATCACACAGAGCGTCAGATTAAACAGCAGTTTGAGAAgcttcatcagtttctcagagatgaagaagaagctACACTCACTGCTCtgagggaggaagaggagcagaagaagcagatgatgaaggagaagctggaggagatgaacagacacatctcagctctttcacacacaatcaAAGACATGGAGGAGATGATGAAAGCCAGTGATGTCTGCTTTCTGAAG gaGTTTCCAGTCTCAAAGGAAAG AGTCCAGAGCTCACAGCCGGATCCACAGATGGCTCCTGGAGCTTTGATTAATGTGCCGCGTTACTTGGGCAACCTGCAGTTCAGAGTCTGGAAGAAGATGCAGGACATCGTCCAAAACA CTCCTGTGATTCTGGATCCAAACACGGCTCAAAAATATCTCTTCCTGTCTGATGATCTGACCAGTGTGAGAAAGACCTGGTACGAACCACCACTTCCTGATAATCCAGAGAGAATCAACTGGGATTTTTGTGTTCTGGGTTCAGAGGGgtttaactcaggaacacacaGCTGGGATGTGGAGGTAAAacagagttcatactggagactTGGAGTAATTGCAGCATCAAACCAGGGGCAGGGACGTGTTTTCTCCAACACTGATGTCTGGAGTGTGGACTATCATCAGTACCAAGAGTCCCCAGGTTTTATATTTCGTGTCAAACAGAAGCTTGATCGTGTGAGAGTGAATCTGGACTATGACGGAGGAACGGTGTCATTCTCTGATCCTGTAACTAACACACATCTACACACTTTAACAGCCACCTTCACTCACACAATCTTTCCATTCTTCTGTTGTGATTTTTCTTCCTATCTGAGGATCTTACCGGTCAATAGTCAGTAA